The proteins below come from a single Gammaproteobacteria bacterium genomic window:
- a CDS encoding 4-hydroxy-tetrahydrodipicolinate synthase: MRGSLVALVTPMDAAGAVDYPAVDRLIDWHADSGTAALVVAGTTGESATLTHDEHADLIRYVAGRAGGRIPVVAGTGSNSTAQTIALSQAVAGADIVAYLVVTPYYNKPTQEGMLRHFTAIADAVEQPLILYNVPVRTAVDLLPETVGRLAEHPRIGALKEATGEVERVGRLRALCGERFSLYSGDDATARDFMLAGGDGVISVTANVAPRAMADMCGAALAGDSARAAERDAPLAALHDALFVESNPIPVKWALNRMNRIGSGIRLPLTELSEPHRAHVQAALDLAGVSS; this comes from the coding sequence ATGCGCGGAAGCCTCGTAGCCCTGGTGACGCCCATGGACGCCGCGGGCGCCGTGGATTATCCGGCCGTGGACCGGCTGATCGACTGGCACGCGGATTCAGGCACTGCCGCACTCGTCGTGGCCGGAACCACGGGCGAATCGGCAACGCTGACCCATGACGAGCACGCGGACCTGATTCGCTACGTCGCCGGGCGGGCCGGCGGCAGGATTCCGGTCGTGGCCGGCACCGGATCCAATTCCACGGCGCAGACGATCGCCCTGTCGCAGGCCGTGGCCGGTGCGGACATCGTCGCCTACCTGGTCGTTACGCCGTACTACAACAAGCCTACCCAGGAAGGCATGCTCCGGCATTTCACGGCGATTGCAGACGCCGTCGAGCAGCCCCTGATCCTCTACAATGTGCCGGTCAGGACAGCGGTGGACCTGTTGCCCGAGACGGTGGGCCGCCTGGCGGAACATCCCCGGATCGGGGCCTTGAAGGAAGCGACCGGCGAGGTCGAACGGGTAGGACGCTTGAGAGCGCTTTGCGGAGAGAGGTTTTCCTTGTACAGCGGTGATGATGCGACGGCGAGGGACTTCATGCTGGCCGGCGGTGACGGGGTGATTTCTGTAACCGCCAATGTTGCGCCCCGGGCCATGGCGGACATGTGCGGCGCCGCGCTGGCCGGAGATTCCGCGCGCGCCGCGGAACGCGACGCACCCCTCGCCGCATTGCATGACGCCTTGTTCGTGGAATCCAACCCCATTCCCGTGAAATGGGCCCTGAATCGCATGAACAGGATCGGGTCCGGCATCCGGCTTCCGCTCACCGAGCTATCGGAGCCGCATCGTGCACATGTGCAGGCTGCTCTGGACCTGGCGGGAGTGTCGTCATGA
- a CDS encoding glycine cleavage system protein R, whose protein sequence is MEKLLAISALGPQEEASARELSEVVSEAGGDIRDARMTQLGNSFGALLLVNGNWHAMNKVRTALERYAKRTGCEISVSETASREPEAPAAPYHVEAVALERDNLVLALVSFFARRELSVAEVHARRYNAPSTGAAMLAVRIEVHVPREVGIAVLREDFHDFCDKNNLDAVIEPIHG, encoded by the coding sequence ATGGAAAAATTACTGGCGATATCGGCCCTGGGCCCGCAGGAAGAGGCGTCCGCGCGCGAACTCAGCGAAGTGGTCAGCGAGGCGGGCGGAGACATCCGGGACGCGCGCATGACCCAACTGGGAAACAGCTTCGGCGCCCTGCTGCTGGTCAACGGCAACTGGCATGCAATGAACAAGGTGCGCACGGCGCTGGAGCGCTATGCCAAGCGCACCGGCTGCGAGATTTCCGTCAGCGAAACGGCCTCGCGGGAGCCGGAGGCGCCCGCGGCTCCCTATCACGTGGAGGCCGTGGCGCTGGAACGGGACAACCTCGTGCTGGCGCTGGTGAGTTTCTTTGCCCGGCGCGAACTGTCCGTCGCCGAGGTCCACGCCCGGCGCTACAATGCTCCAAGTACCGGCGCGGCCATGCTGGCGGTGCGCATTGAGGTGCATGTGCCGCGCGAGGTGGGCATTGCCGTGCTGCGCGAAGACTTTCATGATTTCTGCGACAAGAACAACCTGGACGCGGTCATCGAACCGATACACGGCTAG
- a CDS encoding peroxiredoxin yields MSTTEVGAPAPDFDSASTAGDRQTLGDLKGSRLVLYFYPKDNTPGCTLEGQNFRDMHDEFTAANAVILGVSRESIRSHDNFRAKQDFPFHLLSDPEETLCKAYDVIKEKSMYGRKYMGIERSTFLIDEEGVLRREWRKVKVKGHAEEVLEAVRKL; encoded by the coding sequence ATGAGCACGACTGAAGTGGGCGCGCCGGCGCCGGATTTCGATTCCGCCAGCACCGCGGGCGACCGGCAAACGCTGGGCGATCTCAAGGGCAGCAGACTGGTGCTTTACTTCTACCCCAAGGACAACACCCCCGGGTGCACGCTGGAAGGACAGAATTTTCGCGATATGCACGACGAGTTCACGGCCGCCAATGCCGTCATACTGGGCGTTTCGCGCGAGTCCATTCGTTCGCACGACAACTTTCGCGCCAAGCAGGACTTTCCTTTCCACCTGCTGTCGGACCCGGAGGAAACGCTGTGCAAGGCCTATGACGTGATCAAGGAAAAGAGCATGTACGGACGCAAGTACATGGGTATCGAACGCAGCACCTTCCTGATTGACGAAGAGGGCGTGTTGCGGCGCGAGTGGCGAAAGGTGAAGGTTAAGGGACACGCCGAGGAAGTGCTGGAGGCAGTCCGCAAATTGTGA
- a CDS encoding M48 family metallopeptidase, whose protein sequence is MRATSAALMLAFTLQTLPAGAQMQGGAELPDMGSPADTVLTREQERAIALSVIEQFRSAGRLVTDPEINEYVTGLGRRLAYRAQNGDHQFHFFVVKAQSINAFALPGGYIGVHTGLIDATANESELAGVLAHEIAHVTQNHISRQIQAMRGTSIMTMATMLAALLVGGLMGGGGDFMQGALMAGTGMAQQQQINFTRAHEHEADRIGIGTLYAAGFDPRGLPAFFETMSRAESLSARAIPEILRTHPVNVNRMAEARARITPDMMRNVDNSLSYYLARAQARLLGSDSPEEAMRHFRSQPLTETEADVGRFYGQGLALLDMGRADEAMAVLNNLLADYPDSIPLRIAIARTHAVAGDGRTARRIFEEALALFPGNLSLGHRYAEVLLAEGQAPLARELLMGYLLDDKLDLETMRLLAQASGESGRTADAHYYMAEHHLMRRNLNGAHTQLQLALKAAEHADEVRRSRIEARLEQVEMMAEDGGRRQSRDEESDEESSEQRG, encoded by the coding sequence ATGCGCGCAACCAGCGCAGCGCTCATGCTGGCCTTTACCTTGCAGACCCTGCCGGCGGGCGCGCAGATGCAAGGCGGCGCGGAATTGCCCGACATGGGCAGCCCAGCCGACACGGTGCTGACGCGCGAACAGGAGCGGGCCATCGCGCTGAGCGTCATCGAGCAGTTCCGCAGCGCCGGCCGGCTCGTGACCGACCCGGAGATCAACGAGTACGTGACCGGCCTGGGCCGGCGGCTGGCCTACCGGGCGCAGAACGGCGACCACCAGTTCCACTTTTTCGTTGTCAAGGCCCAATCCATCAACGCGTTCGCGTTGCCGGGGGGCTACATCGGCGTGCACACGGGCCTGATCGACGCGACCGCCAACGAGAGCGAATTGGCCGGAGTTCTGGCGCACGAGATCGCCCATGTGACCCAGAATCACATTTCGCGGCAGATTCAGGCCATGCGCGGGACCTCGATCATGACCATGGCCACGATGCTCGCGGCACTGCTGGTGGGCGGTTTGATGGGCGGCGGCGGCGACTTCATGCAGGGGGCGCTGATGGCCGGCACCGGCATGGCGCAGCAGCAGCAGATCAATTTCACCCGGGCGCACGAACACGAGGCCGACCGGATCGGCATCGGCACGCTCTACGCCGCCGGTTTCGATCCCCGCGGCCTGCCCGCTTTCTTCGAGACGATGTCGCGTGCGGAATCGCTTTCCGCCAGGGCCATACCGGAAATCCTTCGCACGCATCCCGTCAATGTCAACCGCATGGCCGAGGCGCGCGCTCGGATCACACCGGACATGATGCGCAACGTCGACAACAGCCTCAGCTACTACCTGGCCCGCGCCCAGGCCCGGCTGCTGGGGAGCGACAGCCCGGAAGAGGCCATGCGGCATTTTCGCTCGCAACCGCTCACCGAGACCGAGGCGGATGTCGGAAGGTTCTACGGTCAAGGCCTGGCCCTTCTGGATATGGGACGCGCCGATGAGGCAATGGCTGTTCTGAATAACCTGCTGGCGGACTATCCGGATTCCATCCCGTTAAGGATCGCAATTGCAAGAACCCACGCGGTTGCGGGAGACGGCCGCACGGCACGGCGTATTTTCGAAGAGGCGCTGGCGCTGTTTCCCGGCAACCTGAGCCTGGGGCATCGCTATGCGGAAGTCCTGCTGGCCGAGGGACAGGCGCCGCTCGCCCGCGAGCTGCTGATGGGCTATCTGCTGGACGACAAGCTCGATCTCGAGACCATGCGGCTGCTGGCCCAGGCCAGCGGGGAATCGGGCCGGACGGCCGATGCGCACTACTACATGGCCGAGCACCATCTCATGCGCCGCAACCTGAATGGCGCGCACACCCAGCTTCAGCTCGCCCTGAAGGCCGCCGAGCATGCCGACGAGGTGCGGCGCAGCCGTATCGAGGCGCGCCTGGAGCAGGTGGAGATGATGGCCGAGGACGGCGGCAGGCGCCAAAGCAGGGACGAGGAATCCGATGAGGAATCGTCGGAACAGAGGGGATAG
- a CDS encoding fructose-bisphosphate aldolase class I, with product MTNANLAETAQAMVAPGKGILAADESTPTIGKRFAGIGVESTEPLRRDYRAMLFAAPEADQYISGVILFDETLRQTMPDGEPIPQYLAGRGMIPGIKVDKGAKPLAGCPGEKVTEGLDGLRDRLAEYRSLGAQFAKWRAVIAIGEGAPSDCCVHANAHALARYAALCQEAGLVPIVEPEVLMDGPHPISRCEQVTGAVLDQTFDELERHRVELEGIVLKPNMVVSGNECPAQAGVEEVAEATLRVLKAHVPAAVPGIAFLSGGQSAEEATAHLSAMNARGPHPWQVSFSYGRALQAPALTAWQGRADQLGDAQRAFGERARLNGLARTGDYRPELEAA from the coding sequence ATGACGAACGCGAATTTGGCCGAAACCGCACAGGCCATGGTGGCGCCCGGCAAGGGCATCCTGGCGGCCGACGAAAGCACTCCAACGATCGGAAAGCGCTTTGCGGGCATCGGGGTGGAATCGACCGAGCCGCTACGCCGCGACTACCGCGCCATGCTGTTTGCCGCACCGGAAGCCGACCAGTACATCAGCGGCGTGATCCTGTTCGACGAGACCCTCAGGCAGACCATGCCGGACGGCGAACCTATACCTCAATACCTGGCGGGCCGCGGCATGATTCCGGGAATCAAGGTGGACAAGGGCGCCAAGCCGCTGGCCGGCTGCCCGGGAGAGAAGGTGACGGAAGGGCTGGACGGTTTGCGCGATCGTCTCGCCGAGTATCGAAGCCTGGGGGCGCAGTTCGCCAAGTGGCGGGCGGTGATCGCCATCGGCGAGGGCGCGCCCAGCGATTGCTGCGTGCACGCCAATGCCCATGCGCTGGCACGCTATGCGGCGCTATGCCAGGAGGCCGGCCTGGTGCCGATCGTGGAGCCGGAAGTGCTGATGGACGGACCGCACCCCATATCGCGCTGCGAGCAGGTGACCGGCGCGGTGCTCGACCAGACCTTCGATGAGCTGGAGCGGCACCGGGTGGAACTGGAAGGCATCGTGCTGAAGCCGAACATGGTCGTATCCGGCAACGAGTGTCCGGCGCAGGCCGGGGTGGAGGAGGTGGCGGAGGCCACCCTGCGAGTGCTGAAGGCGCATGTGCCGGCGGCGGTACCGGGCATCGCTTTTCTGTCCGGCGGGCAGTCGGCGGAAGAGGCAACGGCGCACCTGAGCGCCATGAACGCGCGGGGACCGCACCCCTGGCAGGTGTCCTTCTCGTACGGTCGCGCGCTGCAGGCGCCGGCGCTGACGGCGTGGCAGGGCAGGGCGGACCAGTTGGGCGATGCGCAACGGGCCTTCGGCGAGCGCGCCCGGCTCAACGGCCTGGCCCGCACCGGCGACTACCGACCGGAACTGGAAGCTGCCTGA
- a CDS encoding type II toxin-antitoxin system VapC family toxin, translating into MKTVFADTAYWVAVFRPRDQWRSAARFALRQLGSVNIVTTDEVLTEFLASASRGGPEVRLSAVRSVRELQNNPRVRVMPQSRESFRKALDRYAARTDKSYSLQDCVSMNVMEAQSITEILTSDRQFEQEGFTVLMKRASARSKSVQDDFPRPG; encoded by the coding sequence ATGAAGACCGTTTTCGCTGACACGGCCTATTGGGTAGCCGTATTCCGGCCGCGCGATCAATGGCGCTCGGCGGCCCGGTTTGCGCTGCGGCAGTTGGGATCAGTCAATATCGTCACCACCGACGAAGTCCTGACCGAGTTCCTTGCCAGTGCGTCCAGGGGAGGGCCAGAGGTTCGTCTGAGCGCCGTTCGCAGCGTGCGGGAGCTGCAAAACAATCCCAGAGTGCGGGTCATGCCGCAGTCCAGGGAGTCGTTTCGCAAGGCGCTTGATCGCTACGCGGCGCGTACCGACAAGAGCTACAGTCTCCAGGATTGCGTGTCGATGAACGTCATGGAGGCTCAATCGATCACGGAGATTCTCACCAGCGACCGCCAATTCGAACAGGAGGGATTCACCGTGCTCATGAAACGGGCCAGCGCGCGTTCGAAGTCGGTTCAGGACGACTTCCCCAGGCCGGGATAA
- a CDS encoding type II toxin-antitoxin system PemK/MazF family toxin, whose amino-acid sequence MEVRRGEIWWAHLGVPAGAEPGYRRPVLIVQADAFNRSRIQTVVAAAVTSNLNLAEAPGNVRLSKRAGLLPADSVVNVSQIVTLDRQFLQERAGRVAQSVLRRVEDGLRLVLSLQ is encoded by the coding sequence ATGGAAGTAAGGCGCGGTGAGATCTGGTGGGCGCATCTTGGTGTTCCCGCCGGCGCCGAACCCGGCTACCGGCGACCCGTCCTGATTGTCCAGGCCGATGCATTCAACCGCAGCCGCATACAAACCGTAGTAGCAGCAGCCGTCACATCCAACCTGAATCTGGCCGAGGCTCCCGGCAACGTACGGCTGAGCAAGCGCGCGGGTTTGCTTCCGGCGGACTCTGTGGTGAACGTCTCGCAAATTGTCACACTGGACCGCCAGTTTCTGCAAGAACGCGCGGGTCGTGTTGCGCAAAGCGTCCTTCGCAGAGTAGAAGATGGTTTGCGGCTTGTGCTTTCTCTCCAATAA
- a CDS encoding SUF system Fe-S cluster assembly regulator gives MLRVSRLTDYGTMILGCLAQAEGRSLSAKKIAAATRLRLPTAQKLLKQLAGRGLVRSERGALGGYRLARAARDINAVEILEALEGPMALTECSHAESQCELESFCTVGGAWRQINRAIRGALTEVTLSDLRRSAPGFRTRTLSADLSARMGR, from the coding sequence ATGCTCAGAGTCAGCAGGCTTACGGACTACGGGACCATGATTCTCGGCTGCCTGGCGCAGGCCGAGGGCCGGTCGCTTTCGGCAAAGAAAATTGCCGCGGCCACCCGGCTGAGGTTGCCGACTGCGCAGAAGCTTCTCAAGCAACTGGCGGGACGAGGCCTGGTGCGCTCCGAGCGCGGCGCCCTGGGCGGTTACCGGCTGGCGCGAGCGGCCCGTGACATCAATGCCGTAGAGATACTCGAGGCGCTGGAAGGACCGATGGCGCTCACCGAATGCAGCCATGCGGAAAGCCAGTGCGAGCTGGAATCATTCTGTACCGTGGGCGGCGCCTGGCGGCAGATCAACCGCGCAATTCGCGGCGCGCTGACCGAGGTCACGCTGAGCGACCTGAGGCGGTCCGCTCCCGGCTTCAGGACCCGCACGCTTTCGGCCGACCTCAGCGCGAGGATGGGTCGATGA
- the sufB gene encoding Fe-S cluster assembly protein SufB has protein sequence MSRTAERNPEVRELLERKYRHGFVTDIESDTLPPGLDEDVIRVISARKDEPEFLLDWRLRAYRYWRQAKEPCWAKLNIPPIDYQAISYYSAPGPAKDAPKSLDEVDPRLLETYDKLGIPLHERARLAGVAVDAVFDSVSVATTFKSRLAEAGVIFCPFSEAVREHPDLVRKYLGSVVPYRDNYFAALNSAVFTDGSFVYIPKNTKCPMELSTYFRINEQNTGQFERTLIIADEGSEVSYLEGCTAPMRDENQLHAAVVELVALKDARIKYSTVQNWYPGDEEGRGGIYNFVTKRGDCRGDNSAISWTQVEAGSAITWKYPSCILRGDNSTGEFYSVAVTNNFQQADTGTKMIHIGRNTSSNILSKGISAGKAQNTYRGLVKVFPRAEGARNFTQCDSLLIGRDCGAHTFPHMDIAHPHAVVEHEATTSRISEDQLFYCRQRGLDEEDAVNLIVNGFCKQVFNMLPMEFAVEAQALMNVSLEGAIG, from the coding sequence ATGAGCCGCACCGCCGAACGCAACCCGGAAGTGCGGGAACTGCTCGAGCGCAAGTACCGCCACGGCTTCGTCACCGACATCGAATCCGACACCTTGCCCCCGGGGCTGGACGAGGACGTAATCCGGGTGATTTCCGCGCGCAAGGACGAGCCGGAGTTCCTGCTCGACTGGCGTCTCCGGGCCTACCGCTATTGGCGCCAGGCAAAAGAGCCGTGCTGGGCCAAGCTGAACATCCCGCCGATCGATTACCAGGCCATTTCCTATTACTCGGCGCCCGGCCCGGCCAAGGACGCGCCGAAGAGCCTGGACGAAGTCGATCCGCGGCTGCTGGAAACCTACGACAAGCTGGGCATTCCCCTGCATGAGCGGGCCCGGCTGGCGGGCGTCGCGGTGGACGCGGTGTTCGACAGCGTGTCGGTGGCCACCACCTTCAAGAGCCGCCTGGCCGAGGCCGGCGTGATCTTCTGCCCGTTCTCCGAGGCCGTGCGCGAACACCCGGACCTGGTGCGCAAATACCTGGGCAGCGTGGTGCCCTACCGCGACAACTACTTCGCGGCGCTCAACTCGGCCGTGTTCACCGACGGCTCGTTCGTCTACATTCCGAAGAACACGAAATGCCCGATGGAGTTGTCCACCTACTTCCGCATCAACGAGCAGAACACGGGCCAGTTCGAGCGCACCCTGATCATCGCCGACGAAGGCAGCGAAGTCAGCTACCTGGAAGGCTGCACCGCGCCGATGCGCGACGAGAACCAGTTGCACGCCGCAGTCGTGGAACTGGTGGCGCTGAAGGACGCCCGGATCAAGTATTCGACGGTCCAGAACTGGTACCCAGGCGATGAAGAAGGACGCGGCGGGATTTACAACTTCGTGACCAAGCGGGGCGACTGCCGCGGCGACAACTCGGCGATTTCCTGGACCCAGGTGGAAGCGGGCTCGGCGATCACCTGGAAATATCCGAGCTGCATCCTGCGCGGCGACAACTCGACCGGCGAGTTCTACTCGGTGGCCGTGACCAACAACTTCCAGCAGGCCGACACCGGCACGAAGATGATCCACATCGGCCGCAACACCAGCAGCAACATCCTCAGCAAGGGCATTTCCGCCGGCAAGGCGCAGAACACGTACCGCGGCCTCGTGAAAGTGTTCCCGCGGGCCGAGGGCGCGCGCAACTTCACCCAGTGCGACTCGCTGCTGATCGGCCGCGACTGCGGCGCCCACACCTTCCCGCACATGGACATCGCGCATCCGCACGCCGTGGTGGAGCATGAGGCCACCACGTCCCGGATTTCCGAGGACCAGTTGTTCTACTGCCGCCAACGCGGCCTGGACGAGGAGGATGCGGTGAACCTGATCGTGAACGGCTTCTGCAAGCAGGTGTTCAACATGCTGCCGATGGAATTCGCGGTCGAAGCGCAGGCCCTGATGAACGTCAGCCTGGAGGGCGCCATAGGATGA
- the sufC gene encoding Fe-S cluster assembly ATPase SufC, which produces MLDIRDLRVSVENKEILSGLSLEVRAGEVHAIMGPNGAGKSTLAQTLAGRDGYEVTGGSVLLDGEDLLDINPEERACKGLFLGFQYPVEIPGVSNMYLLRSAVNAQRKAAGKEEINAAAFLKQARAEAARLKLKPELLKRGVNEGFSGGEKKRNEILQLAVLKPRLAVLDETDSGLDIDALKIVASGIRALRDGRRAFVLITHYERILNLVSPDRVHVLAGGSIARSGGAELVGELEASGYEPFLREAA; this is translated from the coding sequence CTGCTGGACATCCGCGATCTGAGGGTCTCGGTCGAGAACAAGGAAATCCTCAGCGGGCTTTCGCTTGAAGTCCGAGCCGGCGAAGTGCACGCCATCATGGGGCCGAACGGCGCCGGCAAGAGCACGCTGGCGCAGACGCTGGCGGGCCGCGATGGCTACGAGGTCACGGGCGGCAGCGTATTGCTGGACGGCGAGGACCTGCTGGACATCAACCCCGAAGAACGCGCCTGCAAGGGGCTGTTCCTCGGCTTTCAATACCCGGTGGAAATACCCGGCGTGAGCAATATGTACCTGCTGCGCTCGGCAGTGAACGCGCAGCGCAAGGCGGCGGGCAAGGAAGAAATCAACGCCGCCGCTTTTCTTAAGCAGGCACGCGCGGAGGCGGCCCGGCTGAAACTGAAGCCCGAGCTGCTCAAGCGCGGCGTGAACGAAGGCTTCTCCGGCGGAGAGAAGAAACGCAACGAGATCCTTCAGCTCGCGGTGCTCAAACCGCGCCTGGCGGTACTGGACGAGACCGATTCGGGGCTGGACATCGACGCCCTCAAGATCGTTGCCTCGGGGATCCGCGCGCTGCGCGACGGCCGGCGCGCGTTCGTTCTGATCACCCACTACGAGCGGATCCTGAACCTGGTTTCGCCCGACAGGGTGCACGTGCTGGCCGGTGGAAGCATCGCCCGTTCCGGGGGCGCCGAACTGGTGGGCGAGCTGGAGGCTTCCGGATACGAGCCTTTCCTCAGGGAGGCGGCGTGA
- a CDS encoding cysteine desulfurase — MSSATARLAAVREPLSAQTLRADFPGLATTVHGKPLAYLDNAASTQRPQAVMDALTAYEVEMHANVHRGVHARSDRATAAFEGARERARGWLNAASADEIVFTRGATESINLVARCMDFRMDADSEIVLTGMEHHSNIVPWQQLCERTGAKIRVAPVLDSGALDMAALAGLIGGRTRLVAVTHVSNAMGVINPIAEICELARRANAPILIDGAQAAGHIPLDVQELGCDFYALSGHKMYAPTGIGALYARKPWLDELPPFLGGGEMILEVRFDGTTYNDPPHKFEAGTPNISGAIGLGAAMDYLAGHGLERLAALEHDLLEHATERLQDVPGLKIIGTAAPKSAVVSFVIDGIHPHDLGTILDHEGVAIRAGHHCAMPLMDRFGVPGTSRASFAFYNTHEEIDRLAAGIGTARKLLGQA, encoded by the coding sequence ATGAGCAGCGCCACCGCCCGCCTCGCCGCAGTCCGGGAGCCGCTGTCGGCGCAGACCCTGCGTGCGGACTTCCCCGGCCTGGCCACGACCGTGCATGGCAAGCCCCTCGCCTACCTGGACAACGCAGCTTCCACCCAGCGGCCGCAGGCGGTCATGGACGCGCTGACCGCCTACGAAGTCGAGATGCACGCCAACGTACACCGGGGAGTGCACGCCCGTTCCGACCGGGCGACCGCGGCCTTCGAGGGAGCGCGCGAACGCGCTCGCGGCTGGCTCAATGCCGCGTCCGCCGACGAGATCGTCTTTACGCGCGGGGCCACCGAGTCCATCAACCTGGTGGCCCGCTGCATGGACTTCCGCATGGATGCGGACTCGGAAATCGTGCTTACGGGCATGGAGCACCACTCCAACATCGTGCCGTGGCAGCAGCTTTGCGAACGCACCGGCGCGAAAATCCGGGTGGCGCCGGTGCTGGACTCGGGCGCACTCGACATGGCCGCTCTCGCCGGGCTGATCGGCGGCAGGACGCGACTCGTGGCGGTAACCCATGTGTCCAATGCCATGGGTGTAATCAATCCGATTGCGGAGATTTGCGAATTGGCGCGGCGCGCAAACGCGCCGATCCTGATCGACGGCGCCCAGGCCGCCGGACATATCCCGCTCGACGTGCAGGAGCTGGGCTGCGACTTCTACGCGCTGTCGGGCCACAAGATGTACGCCCCGACCGGTATCGGCGCGCTCTACGCGCGCAAGCCCTGGCTGGACGAACTGCCGCCGTTTCTGGGCGGTGGCGAGATGATCCTCGAAGTTCGTTTCGACGGCACCACTTACAACGACCCGCCGCACAAGTTCGAGGCCGGCACCCCCAATATTTCCGGGGCCATCGGCCTTGGCGCGGCCATGGACTACCTCGCCGGGCACGGGCTCGAGCGCCTCGCGGCCCTGGAGCACGATTTGCTGGAGCACGCGACGGAGCGTCTGCAGGACGTACCGGGGCTGAAGATTATCGGGACGGCTGCGCCCAAATCGGCGGTCGTGTCGTTCGTGATCGACGGCATTCATCCGCACGACCTGGGCACTATCCTGGACCACGAAGGCGTCGCCATTCGCGCCGGCCACCATTGCGCGATGCCGCTGATGGACCGCTTCGGCGTGCCCGGCACCTCCCGCGCGTCTTTCGCCTTTTACAACACCCACGAAGAGATTGACCGTCTTGCCGCCGGGATCGGGACCGCGCGCAAGCTGCTGGGCCAGGCCTGA